One genomic segment of Bacillales bacterium includes these proteins:
- a CDS encoding DinB family protein: MQDVLKQQYEMIRKVREHLFDFMEHLPLEKLHEKVPGFGIDSMMGAHLHAANSYRYWIDWFASKRHPSEFKDISELLTKKADVQKDREIFAAVDETVERFIDKYHSCWLEEIEHAVEENGQPMRLTPLFLLSHVETHEFHHKGQIVAMARHLGFDLPPYERLGALFA; the protein is encoded by the coding sequence ATGCAAGACGTATTAAAGCAGCAATATGAGATGATTCGGAAAGTTCGAGAACATTTATTTGATTTTATGGAACACCTCCCATTGGAGAAATTGCATGAAAAGGTGCCGGGGTTCGGAATTGACAGCATGATGGGCGCCCACTTGCATGCCGCTAACAGCTACCGGTACTGGATCGACTGGTTCGCGTCTAAACGGCACCCGAGTGAGTTTAAAGACATTTCGGAATTGTTGACGAAGAAAGCGGATGTACAGAAAGATCGTGAAATTTTCGCGGCAGTCGACGAGACGGTCGAACGGTTCATTGACAAGTATCATTCCTGTTGGCTGGAAGAAATTGAGCATGCCGTTGAGGAAAATGGTCAGCCAATGCGGTTGACCCCGCTGTTCCTGTTGTCGCATGTCGAGACGCATGAATTTCATCATAAAGGGCAAATCGTCGCGATGGCGCGGCATTTAGGCTTTGATTTACCGCCGTATGAGCGGCTTGGTGCGTTGTTTGCTTAA
- a CDS encoding DinB family protein: protein MFNLEEAIEILERTPVTLASLLSGLSKDWLTCNEGEGTWNAAEVVGHLIEGEKNNWIPRLRFILSEGEDKPFPAFDRFAHLNQAERLVGDELEEFKELRAASIEQLKSLVKEEQQLESTGAHPAFGVVKVRELLSAWVVHDFTHLSQIVRVMAERYREDVGPWVEYLGILNRKS, encoded by the coding sequence ATTTTTAACCTGGAAGAAGCAATCGAAATACTCGAACGCACGCCTGTGACTTTGGCGTCACTTTTATCAGGACTCTCTAAGGATTGGCTTACATGCAACGAAGGTGAGGGCACTTGGAATGCTGCAGAAGTTGTCGGGCACTTAATTGAAGGCGAGAAAAACAACTGGATTCCGCGGCTTCGGTTTATATTAAGTGAAGGGGAGGACAAGCCGTTTCCGGCGTTTGACCGGTTTGCTCATTTGAACCAAGCGGAGCGGTTGGTGGGGGACGAGCTTGAGGAATTTAAGGAGTTGCGTGCGGCAAGCATCGAACAACTGAAAAGTCTTGTAAAAGAAGAGCAGCAGCTCGAATCGACCGGTGCACACCCGGCGTTTGGCGTCGTCAAGGTGCGGGAATTGCTGTCTGCGTGGGTCGTTCATGACTTCACTCATCTTTCGCAAATCGTGCGGGTGATGGCTGAGCGCTACCGGGAAGACGTCGGTCCGTGGGTCGAGTATTTAGGCATTTTAAACCGAAAATCATGA